In Phragmitibacter flavus, a single genomic region encodes these proteins:
- a CDS encoding sugar phosphate isomerase/epimerase family protein, with protein sequence MLSLSSCWNSHRHLEGDDIVKDALRLGFEYIELSHGLKVTHLPDIINRVNRREIKISSVHNFCPSPVEVMMDAPDVYEYTSLRRAERERALDLTRRTLETTARLGADRVVIHLGCVRMRPYTDRLETLVDQGKIYSRDYNRLKLEFVTKRAKVAQRYLDRSRSALDLLLPLCEEHRIKLGIETRSHFEQVPSEAEMFQLVDHYKDSPWIGFWHDFGHVQRKANLGLLNHLEFLTKIAPRLIGCHIHDVTWPAQDHRVPFTGGDVDFDTLIPLIPKDIPWVWELSPTQRQSVVAQQLPIWKSRFGN encoded by the coding sequence ATGTTGTCCCTTTCCTCCTGTTGGAACAGCCATCGCCATCTCGAAGGCGACGATATCGTCAAGGATGCCCTGCGCCTCGGATTTGAATACATCGAACTCAGCCACGGCCTCAAAGTCACCCACCTCCCCGACATCATCAACCGCGTCAACCGCCGCGAAATCAAGATCTCCAGCGTCCACAACTTCTGCCCCTCGCCCGTCGAGGTCATGATGGACGCCCCCGACGTCTACGAATACACCTCCCTGCGCCGCGCCGAACGCGAACGCGCCCTCGACCTCACCCGACGCACCCTCGAAACCACCGCCCGACTCGGCGCCGACCGCGTCGTCATCCACCTCGGCTGCGTGCGCATGCGACCCTACACCGACCGCCTCGAAACCCTCGTCGACCAGGGCAAAATCTACTCGCGCGACTACAACCGGCTCAAACTCGAGTTCGTCACCAAGCGCGCCAAAGTCGCCCAGCGTTACCTCGACCGCTCTCGCTCCGCCCTCGACCTCCTCCTTCCCCTTTGCGAAGAACATCGCATCAAACTCGGCATCGAAACCCGCAGCCATTTCGAACAAGTTCCCAGTGAAGCCGAGATGTTTCAGCTCGTCGACCACTACAAGGACAGCCCATGGATCGGCTTCTGGCATGACTTCGGCCACGTCCAGCGCAAAGCCAATCTCGGACTGCTCAACCACCTCGAATTCCTCACCAAAATCGCCCCGCGGCTCATCGGATGCCACATCCACGACGTTACCTGGCCCGCCCAGGACCACCGCGTTCCCTTTACTGGCGGCGACGTCGACTTCGACACCCTTATCCCCCTCATCCCCAAAGACATCCCCTGGGTCTGGGAACTCTCTCCCACCCAACGCCAATCCGTCGTCGCCCAACAACTCCCCATCTGGAAATCCCGCTTCGGCAACTGA
- a CDS encoding DUF1501 domain-containing protein, translating into MSRRTLLNRFGMGLGGMALSEMLASGAEKGVMGGNHVAPKAKRIIYLFMSGGPSQVDLLDYKPLLNQRHGEQLPDSVRGAQRLTGMSGNQSSIPLVGSPFKFSQHGESGAWFSELLPHTASIADDLCVVKSMFTEAINHGPGVTFLQTGSQIAGRPSFGSWLSYGLGQENANLPSFVVLITKDKTGQPLGSHLWGGGFLPSKHQGVLFRAAKDPVLYLGNPAGVSEGSRRMMLDRLKELHEHQFAGTPDVEIQNRIDHYEMAYRMQSSIPEATGIEEEPESVLDLYGPDVKTPGTFAANCLQARRMAERGVRFIQLYHQDWDHHGGLPGALPKLCKETDQAAAGLVRDLKQRGMLEDTLVVWGGEFGRTNYCQGKIQPNFGRDHHPRCFSLWMAGGGVKPGTVHGETCEFGYNVVSGGVHVHDFHATLLHLLGIDHERLTYRFQGRRFRLTDVHGHVVKELLV; encoded by the coding sequence ATGAGCCGACGGACGTTGTTGAATCGATTTGGGATGGGGCTGGGTGGAATGGCTTTGTCGGAGATGCTGGCGAGTGGTGCGGAGAAAGGGGTGATGGGAGGGAATCATGTGGCGCCGAAGGCGAAGCGGATCATTTATTTGTTCATGTCGGGCGGGCCGTCACAGGTGGATCTGCTGGATTACAAACCGTTGTTGAATCAACGTCATGGGGAGCAGTTGCCGGATTCGGTGCGGGGGGCGCAAAGGCTGACGGGGATGTCGGGGAACCAGTCGTCGATTCCATTGGTGGGGTCGCCGTTCAAGTTTTCACAGCATGGGGAGTCGGGCGCGTGGTTCAGTGAGTTGCTGCCGCACACGGCGTCGATTGCGGATGATCTGTGTGTGGTGAAGTCGATGTTTACGGAGGCGATCAATCACGGTCCGGGCGTGACGTTTTTACAGACGGGTTCACAGATCGCGGGGAGGCCGAGTTTCGGTTCGTGGTTGAGTTATGGGTTGGGTCAGGAGAATGCGAATCTGCCGTCGTTTGTGGTATTGATCACGAAGGACAAGACGGGGCAGCCGTTGGGATCGCATCTCTGGGGCGGTGGGTTTTTGCCATCGAAACATCAAGGGGTGTTATTTCGGGCGGCGAAAGATCCGGTGCTGTATTTGGGGAATCCGGCGGGGGTGAGCGAGGGGAGTCGGCGGATGATGCTGGACCGGTTGAAGGAGCTGCATGAGCATCAGTTTGCGGGCACGCCGGATGTGGAGATTCAGAACCGGATTGATCATTATGAGATGGCGTATCGGATGCAGTCGAGCATTCCGGAGGCGACGGGGATTGAGGAGGAGCCGGAGTCGGTGCTGGATTTGTATGGTCCGGATGTGAAGACGCCGGGGACGTTTGCGGCGAATTGTTTGCAGGCGCGGCGCATGGCGGAGCGCGGGGTGCGGTTTATCCAGTTGTATCATCAGGACTGGGATCACCATGGCGGATTGCCGGGGGCATTGCCGAAGCTTTGCAAGGAGACGGATCAGGCGGCGGCGGGACTGGTGCGGGATTTGAAACAGCGGGGGATGCTGGAGGACACGCTGGTGGTGTGGGGTGGGGAGTTTGGGCGGACCAATTATTGTCAGGGCAAGATCCAGCCGAACTTTGGGCGGGATCATCATCCGCGCTGTTTCAGTTTATGGATGGCCGGGGGTGGCGTGAAGCCGGGAACGGTGCACGGGGAGACGTGTGAGTTTGGCTATAACGTGGTGAGCGGCGGGGTGCATGTGCATGATTTTCATGCGACGCTGCTGCACTTGCTGGGGATTGATCACGAACGGTTGACGTATCGTTTTCAGGGGCGGCGGTTCAGGCTGACGGACGTGCATGGGCACGTGGTGAAGGAGTTGTTGGTGTGA
- a CDS encoding GtrA family protein — protein sequence MKQDIIDALIFYFRTPPKEMLRRIKERDLPWIVQLGVYGFCGILATVVSVGIIVLLSTTVIPAYEGMIVNGEPLTKELRAKNLLINNGISFFITNFFVYYMNVMLVFKRGRHSPWMEFLYFTLINLIAFVISQVAGPELVRRFDIPTNIAIFSNTVAAALINFVARKFFVFKG from the coding sequence ATGAAACAGGACATCATCGACGCTCTCATTTTCTACTTCCGCACCCCTCCCAAAGAAATGCTGCGCCGCATCAAAGAGCGTGACCTGCCCTGGATCGTCCAACTCGGCGTCTACGGCTTCTGTGGCATCCTCGCCACCGTCGTCAGTGTCGGCATCATCGTCCTTCTCTCCACAACCGTCATCCCCGCCTATGAAGGCATGATCGTCAACGGCGAACCCCTCACCAAGGAACTCCGCGCCAAAAACCTTCTCATCAACAACGGAATCTCGTTCTTCATCACCAACTTTTTTGTCTACTACATGAACGTCATGCTCGTGTTCAAACGCGGCAGACACAGTCCCTGGATGGAGTTCCTCTACTTCACCCTCATCAACCTCATCGCCTTTGTCATCAGCCAGGTCGCCGGCCCTGAACTTGTGCGTCGCTTCGACATCCCCACCAACATCGCCATCTTCAGCAACACCGTCGCCGCCGCCCTCATCAACTTCGTCGCCCGCAAATTCTTTGTCTTCAAGGGCTGA
- a CDS encoding squalene/phytoene synthase family protein, producing MSDEKDLGGKLLAEVSRSFYLTLKALPEGVREPLSLAYLMARAADTLADTTVVPGEVRLGCLRDFDGVVQVGAEEQGLMARLKSEFMPLQEDEGERKLLDRLPEVVKAYRASDDVDRTMTRGVLGPIVKGQMLDIERFPQDGQVRALVTAAELDEYTWLVAGCVGEFWTKLCVAKLGASFASGTTADEMVRKGVNYGKGLQLVNILRDVAKDGRMGRCYLPLTEIEAVGLTMEEVRAKPAVLLPLTVKWRELAREYLMDGLAYVEALEMKRLRYATALPLLLGFKTLVLIERASQAEWLAGLKVPRGETTKLLFEAGIASATRNGISKLAAKCMG from the coding sequence ATGAGTGACGAAAAAGATTTGGGGGGCAAGTTGCTGGCGGAGGTTTCGCGCAGTTTTTATCTGACGTTGAAGGCGTTGCCGGAGGGGGTGCGGGAGCCGTTGTCGCTGGCGTATTTGATGGCGCGGGCGGCGGACACACTGGCGGATACGACGGTGGTGCCGGGGGAGGTTCGACTGGGGTGTTTGAGGGATTTTGATGGGGTGGTGCAGGTCGGGGCGGAGGAACAGGGGTTGATGGCGCGATTGAAGTCGGAGTTCATGCCATTGCAGGAGGATGAGGGGGAGCGCAAATTGCTGGACCGGCTGCCGGAGGTGGTGAAGGCTTATCGGGCTTCTGATGATGTGGACCGGACGATGACGCGCGGGGTGTTGGGTCCGATTGTGAAAGGGCAGATGCTGGACATTGAGCGGTTTCCGCAGGATGGACAGGTGAGGGCGCTGGTGACGGCGGCGGAACTGGATGAGTATACCTGGCTGGTGGCGGGGTGTGTGGGGGAGTTTTGGACGAAATTGTGCGTGGCGAAGTTGGGGGCGTCGTTTGCATCCGGGACTACGGCGGATGAGATGGTCAGAAAAGGGGTGAATTATGGGAAGGGGTTGCAGTTGGTGAACATTTTGCGGGATGTGGCGAAGGATGGTCGGATGGGCCGTTGTTATCTGCCGCTGACGGAGATTGAGGCCGTGGGGTTGACCATGGAAGAAGTGAGGGCGAAGCCGGCGGTGCTGCTGCCCTTGACGGTGAAGTGGCGGGAGCTGGCGCGGGAATATTTGATGGATGGTCTGGCTTATGTGGAGGCTTTGGAGATGAAGCGATTGCGGTATGCGACGGCGTTGCCGCTGTTGTTGGGGTTCAAGACGCTGGTGCTGATTGAGCGGGCTTCGCAGGCAGAGTGGTTGGCGGGATTGAAGGTGCCGAGGGGGGAGACGACGAAGTTGTTGTTTGAGGCGGGCATTGCTTCAGCGACAAGAAACGGGATCAGCAAACTGGCAGCCAAGTGCATGGGGTAG
- a CDS encoding cation transporter produces MKSTILVSFLLLVSTIAQAETTVTLEGVHNCCKGCTNGIIKAAADLKDVTVTAEGETVTIVSKSKTNAKKAVEAIMDAGYYGTSSEPSAAASSTIVKPAKKLTTATVTSVHLCCQKCVNAMTDAVKSTPGVTEYNIVNKQNSFTVKGDFTESDLIASLNKAGFHGSVGK; encoded by the coding sequence ATGAAATCAACCATCCTAGTTTCCTTCCTTCTACTCGTCAGCACCATTGCCCAGGCCGAAACCACCGTCACCCTCGAAGGCGTGCATAACTGCTGCAAAGGCTGCACCAACGGCATCATCAAAGCCGCCGCCGACCTCAAAGACGTCACGGTCACCGCCGAAGGTGAAACTGTAACCATCGTTTCGAAATCCAAAACCAATGCCAAAAAAGCCGTCGAGGCCATCATGGACGCTGGCTACTACGGCACCAGTTCCGAACCAAGCGCCGCCGCCTCTTCCACGATCGTCAAACCTGCTAAAAAACTTACCACCGCCACCGTCACCAGCGTCCATCTCTGCTGTCAGAAATGCGTCAACGCCATGACCGACGCCGTCAAATCGACACCCGGTGTCACCGAATACAACATCGTCAACAAACAGAACAGCTTCACCGTCAAAGGCGACTTCACCGAATCTGATCTCATCGCCTCCCTGAACAAAGCAGGCTTCCATGGTTCCGTTGGCAAATAA
- a CDS encoding DUF1553 domain-containing protein, with protein sequence MGRISALIFLLTALTAEGGEVQFNRDVRPILSDKCFACHGPDSATREAGLRLDTREGAIEGLAVKPGDVGHSELMARVVSEDGDEVMPPPESKLGRLSEKEIDVLKRWIEQGAEYQLHWAFEPVRMEDAQKDMDEVVLKKLREKGLSFQPEADKSTLIRRVSFDLTGLPPTVAEVEDFLSDNRVDAYERLVDRLLASPAYGERMAVDWLDMARYADSYGFQVDKMRVVWPWRDWVIDAFNENLPYDDFITWQVAGDLLPGATDEQILATAFNRLHQQESEGGSVEEEYRREYVADRLHTYGTAFLGLTFECARCHDHKYDPISHKEYYEMAAFFQNIDEAGLYSYFTESVPTPTLVMKSEDGSGRLKDAKLVVAKLEGEGNGLKASRREAFLKWKGEWNGGVEMKGELARFKFDEVVDGKMPNAIEGGEPALLKGENRLAEGWEGSGVLLTGDDGVSLPVGNFRRDQPFAVSLWMKASEAAERAVVFHRSRAWTDAASRGYELLIEEGKLKWSLIHFWPGNAISVRTKDKVKVGEWTQVTVSYDGSSRAAGLRMFVDGVEAPVEVVRDALTKEITGGGGDTITIGERFRDRGFKGGMVDDFRVFERELGIYEAGVFFDGKRSEDEGALLEFYLAQVDEAWGSYLERLQKARRDLAGLTDGMREMMVMKELQEPKKAYLLLRGEYNQHGEEVFADVPEVLPPLPEGVKKDRLALANWTVDAKNPLTARVTVNRFWQSVFGRGLVKTSEDFGSQGERPLHGELLDVLAADFVSGGWDVKRLMRKMVMSRTYRQGSFNFEDRQMMVDDPDNEWLSRGPRFRLPAEMIRDNALAVAGLLDGAMGGAPVNPYEMSEAFKPVKDLKLAGLHRRSLYTSWRRTAPAPAMIAFDAPRRAVCSAKRERTDSPLQALVLLNGPQFVEAARVMGERVLKECGDDVEKMIEGIFMRCLSRMPDERERDIVRVLHAEQLEHFRKHREEAAELLRVGQVGRDEELDVVDVAAATVLAQALMNHDSSVVKR encoded by the coding sequence ATGGGTCGAATTTCTGCTTTGATCTTTTTGCTGACTGCTTTGACGGCAGAAGGTGGAGAGGTGCAATTTAATCGGGATGTGCGGCCCATTCTCTCGGACAAGTGTTTTGCTTGTCATGGTCCGGATTCGGCGACGAGGGAGGCGGGATTGCGGTTGGACACGCGTGAAGGGGCGATTGAGGGACTGGCAGTGAAGCCGGGGGATGTGGGGCACAGTGAGTTGATGGCCCGTGTGGTCAGTGAGGATGGGGATGAGGTGATGCCGCCGCCGGAGTCGAAATTGGGTAGGTTGAGTGAAAAAGAAATCGATGTTTTGAAGCGGTGGATTGAGCAAGGGGCGGAGTATCAGTTGCATTGGGCGTTTGAGCCGGTGCGGATGGAGGATGCGCAGAAGGACATGGATGAGGTGGTGCTGAAGAAGCTGCGGGAGAAGGGGTTGTCGTTTCAGCCGGAGGCGGACAAGTCGACGTTGATTCGCCGGGTGAGTTTTGATCTGACCGGATTGCCGCCGACGGTGGCTGAGGTCGAGGATTTTTTGAGCGATAATCGCGTGGATGCTTATGAGCGGTTGGTGGATCGTTTGCTGGCTTCACCGGCTTACGGAGAAAGGATGGCAGTGGACTGGCTGGACATGGCGAGGTATGCGGACAGTTATGGATTTCAGGTAGACAAAATGCGTGTGGTCTGGCCTTGGCGGGACTGGGTCATTGATGCGTTCAACGAGAACCTGCCGTATGATGATTTTATCACCTGGCAAGTGGCGGGGGACTTATTGCCGGGGGCGACGGACGAACAAATTTTAGCGACGGCGTTTAACCGTTTGCATCAACAGGAGTCTGAGGGCGGAAGTGTGGAGGAGGAGTATCGGCGTGAATATGTGGCGGATCGTTTGCACACTTATGGCACGGCGTTTCTGGGGCTCACATTCGAGTGCGCGAGGTGTCACGATCACAAGTATGATCCGATTTCGCACAAGGAATATTATGAGATGGCGGCCTTCTTCCAGAACATTGATGAGGCGGGATTGTATTCGTATTTCACGGAGTCGGTGCCGACGCCGACTTTGGTGATGAAATCGGAGGATGGTTCTGGGCGATTGAAAGATGCGAAGTTGGTGGTAGCAAAGCTGGAGGGTGAGGGGAACGGATTGAAGGCGTCGAGGCGTGAGGCGTTTTTGAAATGGAAAGGTGAGTGGAACGGTGGGGTGGAGATGAAGGGTGAGTTGGCGAGATTCAAGTTTGATGAGGTGGTGGATGGCAAGATGCCGAATGCGATTGAGGGAGGTGAGCCTGCGTTGTTGAAAGGCGAAAACCGGTTGGCGGAAGGATGGGAGGGGAGCGGGGTGTTGTTGACGGGAGATGATGGGGTGAGTTTGCCGGTGGGGAATTTTCGGCGTGATCAGCCGTTTGCGGTTTCGTTGTGGATGAAGGCGTCGGAGGCGGCGGAGCGGGCGGTGGTTTTTCATCGTTCGCGCGCCTGGACGGATGCGGCGAGCCGGGGATATGAGTTGCTGATTGAAGAGGGCAAATTGAAGTGGTCCTTGATTCACTTCTGGCCTGGGAATGCGATCTCGGTGAGGACGAAGGACAAGGTGAAGGTCGGTGAATGGACGCAGGTGACGGTGAGTTATGATGGCAGCAGCAGGGCGGCAGGGTTGAGGATGTTTGTGGATGGCGTTGAGGCTCCGGTGGAGGTGGTGCGGGATGCTTTGACGAAGGAGATCACCGGGGGAGGCGGGGACACGATCACAATTGGCGAACGGTTTCGGGATCGGGGATTTAAGGGGGGAATGGTCGATGATTTTCGGGTGTTTGAGCGGGAGTTGGGGATCTATGAAGCCGGGGTTTTCTTTGATGGCAAGAGGTCGGAGGATGAGGGAGCGTTGTTGGAGTTTTATCTGGCTCAGGTGGATGAGGCGTGGGGGAGTTATCTGGAGCGATTGCAGAAAGCGCGGCGTGATTTGGCGGGGCTGACGGATGGCATGCGGGAGATGATGGTGATGAAAGAATTGCAGGAGCCGAAGAAGGCGTATTTGCTTTTGCGCGGGGAATACAACCAGCATGGCGAGGAAGTTTTTGCGGATGTGCCGGAGGTGTTGCCGCCCTTGCCAGAGGGGGTGAAAAAGGACCGGCTGGCGTTGGCGAATTGGACGGTGGATGCGAAGAATCCGCTGACGGCGAGAGTGACGGTGAATCGTTTTTGGCAGTCGGTGTTTGGTCGTGGATTGGTGAAGACTTCGGAGGATTTTGGGAGTCAGGGCGAGAGGCCGCTGCATGGGGAGTTGCTGGATGTTTTGGCGGCGGATTTCGTGTCGGGTGGTTGGGATGTGAAGCGGTTAATGAGGAAGATGGTGATGAGTCGAACGTATCGGCAGGGCAGCTTCAATTTTGAGGACAGGCAAATGATGGTGGATGATCCTGACAACGAGTGGTTGTCGCGCGGGCCGAGATTTCGTTTGCCGGCGGAGATGATTCGGGACAATGCGCTGGCGGTGGCGGGGTTGCTGGATGGGGCGATGGGCGGGGCGCCGGTGAATCCGTATGAGATGAGTGAGGCGTTCAAACCGGTAAAGGATTTGAAGTTGGCGGGGTTGCATCGGCGCAGTCTTTACACGAGCTGGCGCAGGACGGCTCCGGCTCCGGCGATGATTGCTTTTGATGCGCCAAGGCGGGCGGTTTGCAGTGCGAAACGTGAGCGCACGGATTCACCGTTGCAGGCGTTGGTTTTGTTGAATGGTCCCCAGTTTGTGGAGGCGGCGCGGGTGATGGGGGAGAGGGTGTTGAAGGAATGTGGTGATGATGTGGAGAAGATGATTGAAGGGATTTTTATGAGGTGTTTGAGCAGGATGCCGGACGAGAGGGAGAGGGACATTGTAAGGGTTTTGCATGCGGAGCAGTTGGAGCATTTTAGGAAACATCGCGAAGAGGCGGCGGAGTTGCTGAGGGTGGGTCAGGTGGGGCGTGATGAGGAGCTGGATGTGGTGGATGTGGCGGCGGCGACAGTGCTGGCACAGGCTTTGATGAATCACGATTCGAGTGTGGTGAAACGGTGA
- a CDS encoding beta-ketoacyl-[acyl-carrier-protein] synthase family protein, with protein sequence MNLDPHRRAVITGLGPVTPIGIGKSAFWSGLLAEKSAISRLTRFESPHTKARHAAEIRDFDPSLWFAPHQTKRWDRCTTLAMVAAQLAIEDSGLDLSKTNPTRTAISFGSALGGIADAEHQHHLFLENGPKSVSRALALQIYGGSTHGNLSIHFNTQGPATTHSNSCASGNVAIADALRLIRQGAADIVIAGASESPLSPLTYAAFDQIHTMSRWQGDPPAHACRPFDTQRDGFVMGEGAAIIIVESLSHARARNARIYAELTGSSLICEAHHMTIPKPDGTPLRRAMQLALDDARLNPGDMSYINAHASSTPQNDLNEATAIATLFGEKSAPPVSGTKAYTGHSLGAIGAVEALICALAIENQWLPPTLHFESTDCPITLDYLPNHGRETKVTAVLNNSFGFGGIDSCLILQKTT encoded by the coding sequence TTGAATCTCGACCCTCATCGCCGCGCCGTCATCACCGGCCTCGGTCCCGTCACCCCCATCGGCATCGGCAAATCCGCCTTCTGGTCCGGCCTGCTTGCCGAAAAAAGTGCCATCAGCCGCCTCACCCGCTTCGAATCCCCCCATACCAAAGCCCGGCACGCCGCCGAAATCCGCGACTTCGATCCAAGCCTCTGGTTCGCCCCCCATCAAACCAAACGCTGGGACCGCTGCACCACCCTCGCCATGGTCGCCGCCCAGCTTGCCATCGAAGACTCCGGCCTCGACCTCAGCAAGACCAATCCCACCCGCACCGCCATCAGCTTCGGCAGCGCCCTCGGCGGCATCGCCGACGCCGAACACCAGCACCACCTCTTCCTCGAAAACGGACCCAAATCCGTCAGCCGCGCCCTCGCTCTGCAAATCTACGGCGGCAGCACCCACGGCAACCTCTCCATCCACTTCAACACCCAGGGTCCTGCCACCACCCACTCCAACAGCTGCGCCAGCGGCAACGTCGCGATTGCCGACGCCCTTCGCCTCATCCGTCAGGGAGCCGCCGACATCGTCATCGCTGGTGCCAGCGAATCCCCCCTCAGCCCCCTCACCTACGCCGCCTTTGATCAAATCCACACCATGAGCCGCTGGCAAGGCGATCCCCCGGCGCACGCCTGCCGTCCTTTCGACACCCAACGCGACGGTTTCGTCATGGGCGAGGGAGCCGCCATCATCATCGTCGAATCTCTCTCCCACGCCCGTGCCCGCAACGCCCGCATCTATGCCGAACTCACCGGCAGCAGCCTCATCTGCGAAGCCCATCACATGACCATCCCCAAACCCGACGGCACCCCCCTCCGGCGCGCCATGCAGCTTGCCCTCGACGACGCCCGGCTCAACCCCGGCGACATGTCCTACATCAACGCCCACGCCAGCAGCACCCCGCAAAACGACCTCAACGAAGCCACCGCCATCGCCACTCTCTTCGGCGAAAAATCCGCCCCACCCGTCTCCGGCACCAAAGCCTACACCGGTCATTCCCTCGGAGCCATCGGTGCCGTCGAAGCCCTCATCTGCGCTCTCGCGATTGAGAACCAATGGCTCCCTCCCACCCTCCATTTTGAGTCCACCGACTGCCCAATCACCCTCGACTACCTCCCCAACCACGGCCGCGAAACCAAAGTCACCGCCGTCCTCAACAACTCCTTCGGCTTCGGCGGCATCGACTCCTGTCTGATCCTCCAAAAAACAACGTAG
- a CDS encoding EamA family transporter — MSSWVFLWAALGALTYVAAALTLKRAAELGAGLWHSTWVSNVLVGLLFQILLLFPGEWMPVEMWYQPMLVALLFLAGQVLTLFSFQRGDVSVATPVLGLKIVMVAVLTTLIIGSALSWQLWLAAILSTLGIVFLNQKSAVGGGGKTGITVLSSGMAAGCYALFDVLVQKWSPAWGIGTFLPVMMGMVGVFSLPVGFLFPSPLLKMPTQTLKWLVGGGLLFALQSIFLVASIGYFGQATTSNVIYSSRGLLSVAAVMLIGHWFSNAEKDLEAAVMKKRFVGAALMFVAILLVLI; from the coding sequence ATGAGTTCCTGGGTGTTTCTATGGGCTGCCCTTGGGGCGCTCACCTATGTGGCGGCAGCTTTGACTTTAAAGCGGGCGGCGGAGCTGGGGGCCGGGCTGTGGCATTCGACCTGGGTGTCGAATGTGCTGGTGGGTTTGCTGTTCCAGATTTTGTTGCTGTTTCCTGGCGAGTGGATGCCGGTGGAGATGTGGTATCAACCGATGTTGGTGGCGTTGTTGTTTCTGGCGGGGCAGGTGCTGACGTTGTTTTCGTTTCAGCGCGGGGATGTGTCGGTGGCGACGCCGGTGTTGGGTTTGAAGATCGTGATGGTGGCGGTGTTGACGACGTTGATCATTGGTTCGGCGTTGTCCTGGCAGTTGTGGCTGGCGGCGATTTTGAGCACGTTGGGGATTGTGTTTTTGAATCAGAAGAGCGCGGTGGGTGGCGGAGGAAAAACGGGGATTACGGTATTGAGTTCCGGCATGGCGGCGGGATGTTATGCGTTGTTTGATGTGCTGGTGCAGAAGTGGTCGCCCGCGTGGGGCATCGGGACGTTTTTGCCGGTGATGATGGGGATGGTCGGAGTATTTTCGTTGCCGGTGGGATTCTTGTTTCCTTCTCCGCTGTTGAAGATGCCGACTCAGACGCTAAAGTGGTTGGTTGGCGGGGGGCTGCTGTTTGCGTTGCAGTCGATTTTTCTGGTGGCGAGTATTGGCTATTTTGGCCAGGCAACGACTTCCAATGTGATTTATAGTTCACGTGGGTTGCTGAGCGTGGCGGCGGTGATGTTAATCGGGCATTGGTTTAGCAATGCCGAAAAGGATCTGGAGGCGGCTGTGATGAAGAAGCGCTTTGTCGGAGCGGCGCTGATGTTTGTGGCGATCCTGCTAGTGCTGATCTGA
- the hemW gene encoding radical SAM family heme chaperone HemW: MIQHLYLHIPFCHRVCPYCSFYKHTPGNTDMAAFVDAILNELTLHQRQLDLRPKTIYFGGGTPTALSRSHLTTLIHGLRQRLDLSDLQELCLEANPKTVSPAKATLLRDLGVTRVSLGVQAWDQPTLTLLGRDHAPDEATETFHILRDAGIPALNLDLMFSIPHQTLDIWTAGLHHSLSLKPDHLSCYNLTYEEDTDFLQRHQTGELDQNQDRDADHFGTTIDLLEAAGYEHYETSNFALPGRRSLHNQAYWQGADYLGLGPSASSTHQRTRWKNISDTTRYNELLSQNRVPIVESEDLTDNQWLMERIALELRTAEGLSLSRIAPSIAHWLPTLQTENLIHLTPTHLHLTREGKPLVDQIAETLIPEEPK; this comes from the coding sequence TTGATCCAGCACCTCTACCTTCACATCCCCTTCTGCCACCGCGTCTGCCCGTATTGCAGTTTCTACAAACACACGCCCGGCAACACCGACATGGCCGCATTTGTCGATGCCATCCTCAACGAACTAACCCTTCACCAACGCCAGCTGGATCTCCGACCCAAAACCATCTACTTCGGCGGCGGCACCCCCACCGCCCTCAGTCGCTCCCACCTCACCACCCTCATCCACGGCCTGCGCCAGCGACTCGACCTCTCCGACCTCCAGGAACTCTGCCTCGAAGCCAATCCCAAAACCGTCAGCCCCGCCAAAGCCACGCTTCTGCGCGACCTCGGCGTCACCCGCGTCAGCCTCGGGGTCCAGGCCTGGGACCAACCCACCCTCACCCTGCTCGGCCGCGATCACGCCCCCGACGAAGCCACCGAAACCTTCCACATCCTCCGCGACGCCGGCATCCCCGCCCTCAACCTAGACCTCATGTTCTCCATCCCCCACCAGACCCTCGACATCTGGACCGCCGGACTCCACCACAGCCTCTCCCTCAAGCCCGACCACCTCTCCTGCTACAACCTCACCTACGAAGAAGACACCGACTTCCTCCAGCGCCACCAAACCGGCGAACTTGATCAAAACCAGGACCGCGATGCCGACCACTTCGGCACCACCATCGACCTCCTTGAAGCCGCCGGATACGAACACTACGAAACCTCCAACTTCGCCCTTCCCGGCCGCCGCTCCCTTCACAACCAAGCTTACTGGCAGGGCGCCGACTACCTCGGCCTCGGCCCCTCCGCCTCCAGCACGCATCAACGCACCCGCTGGAAAAACATCTCCGACACCACCCGCTACAACGAACTCCTCAGTCAAAACCGCGTCCCCATCGTCGAATCCGAAGACCTCACCGACAACCAATGGCTCATGGAACGCATTGCCCTCGAACTCCGCACCGCCGAAGGCCTCTCCCTCAGCCGCATTGCCCCCTCCATCGCCCACTGGCTCCCCACCCTTCAAACCGAAAACCTCATCCACCTCACCCCCACCCACCTCCATCTCACCCGCGAAGGCAAACCCCTCGTCGACCAAATCGCCGAAACCCTCATCCCTGAGGAGCCTAAATGA